TATCCGGCCATTTATCCGGCAACATCGGATGCGCTAATTGTCAGCACAGGGAGGACCGGCGGTATGACCATCCGTGTTCCTACCAGCCAGCAGAACCTCTTTTCCGGCGGTCATCATATCACCTGCGTCTCTCCTAATTTCCAGGGCGGGCTGGGGATTTCCATAGGTCAGGATAACAGTGGTTTTATCCAGGCTTTTTCACCTACGGCAGAACAAGGCAACATATACCTGAACCCCAACGGAGGTAACGTCGGGGTAGGCGTACACGATACCAAAGGTTACCGGTTGGCCGTGGCCGGTAATATGATAGCGGAAAGGATTGTGGTAAAGAACCAGCAACGCTGGCCGGATTATGTATTTGCTAAAGACTACAGTCTGCCGTCGTTGCAGGAACTGGACGCATATATCAGTCAGCATCAGCATTTGCCTGATATGCCCTCTGCGGAAGCGGTGAAAGAGAAAGGCATTGACCTGGAAGAGATGAACAGCAAACTCCTCCGAAAAGTGGAAGAACTGACATTGTACCTTATTCAGCTTGACAAGGAAAACAAGGAGCTAAAAGCTGAAGTAGACACGATCAAAGCCAGTATGAAGAAATCATAGACATTACGAAATCCGGTCAGTGACCGGATTTTTTTTATACAGGGCATAGCAAAAGTACATTGTCCGGTTTGATGGTCATTGTCTGTTGTCATCATGAAAAAACGGCGGAGAAAACAGGGCGTGTAATGATGTTTGGAATACAAAAAATACAGCGATACTAAAAACAGAAAACCCGCGCTGGGCGCGGGTTTTAACGATTTTTTGGTGGAGGATAGCGGGCTCGAACCGCTCACCTCAAACATGCCATGCTTGCGCTCTACCAGATGAGCTAATCCCCCATATTTTCCCTTTCGGGAATGCAAAAATAGATAATTTTCCGAATCTGCCAACTTTTTACACAAAATCTTTAAAAATTCCTTCTACGGTTTCCTTCAGTTCTTTTAGCAGCAAGGGTTTGCGGAGTAATTTGATGACGAGTGGATTGGCGTTAGTACGGGTGATATCGCCATAATCGAGAGAGGACGATACCATCACAATATGGCACTGCGATTTTATTTTCTGAGGATAGGTATCAAAAGCCTGCAGGAATTCAAAGCCATCCATTTCAGGCATCTGGATATCCAGCAGAATGATAGTAGGGGGTATTTTGGGCAGGGCGATATTGGACGATAAAAACTCCAGCGCCTTGTTAGCATTGGCGAATGAAATCACCGTTCTGCTGATTTGTTGAAAGGTTATCAACTTCTCATGCAGCAATAAATCAATCTCATTGTCATCAATCAATATGACGCGCAGGTCAGGTATCGAATTCATTTCTGTTCGGGATGGTAATTTCAAATTGAGTGCCTTCGCCGTATTTGGACTCTACATTAATTGTACCGCCAATTTTGCTGAGGGCTTCCTTTACGATGTATAAGCCTATGCCACTTCCTGGTTTGTTGTTGTTCTTGGAGCGAAAGAACATTTTAAAGATGTTGTTCAGATGCTCGCTCAGGATACCGATACCGTTGTCCCGGATGCAGATGGTGGCCTTATGCGGTTCTGCTTTTACCGACAGGTTGACCGTTGGTTCAGGTTCTTCCGGTTTTTGGTACTTAACAGCGTTGGAAATAAGATTGTTTAAAATAACGCTGATCCGGAAAGTATCTCCCCGGAACTCGGCTACCTGGTCCACCTGGGTATTAAACCGGATGGCAGTGTTCTGTGGCTGAAAGGCGGTGATACAGTCATTCAACAGGGTATTAAAATCTATTTTCTCATATTCTATTTCCAGCCGGGAATTACGGTAGTATTCAATGATTTTCTGGATAAACCCGTCC
The Chitinophaga varians genome window above contains:
- a CDS encoding two-component system response regulator — encoded protein: MNSIPDLRVILIDDNEIDLLLHEKLITFQQISRTVISFANANKALEFLSSNIALPKIPPTIILLDIQMPEMDGFEFLQAFDTYPQKIKSQCHIVMVSSSLDYGDITRTNANPLVIKLLRKPLLLKELKETVEGIFKDFV